The bacterium genomic interval CTCAAGCAGTCGGATAACATGACGCCTGATCTTCCCAGTGTTCGTAACTCTCCATGATCGCCTGATCAATCTCGAGCTGCGCCTGCACCTCCGACAAATGTTCTTTGAGTCGATTCAAATGATCCTGTTCGTCCTGCGCGATTTTGAGCAGGTAATCTTTCACTTTCTGATCCCCC includes:
- a CDS encoding DUF2383 domain-containing protein, coding for MARVKVFRSITDVLECAIKKEKDVHDYFTRCAEEVGDQKVKDYLLKIAQDEQDHLNRLKEHLSEVQAQLEIDQAIMESYEHWEDQASCYPTA